Genomic DNA from Aminobacterium mobile DSM 12262:
CCAAACACTGTAAATCCATTGTTTCGCAGAGAATCGGCGGCTCCTTTTACAAGGGGGGCCTCTGGACCAATAATGATAAGGTCAGGGTCTATTTGTGTAGCGAGATCGAGAATTTCTTCTGTTCCCTCACTATGGACAGAGTGAAGAAATGCAACTCCTCGCATACCAGCGTTGCCTGGAGCCACATGAATTTCCTCTACGAGTTTAGATTTTGAGAGGGCCCATACCAGAGCATGTTCTCGCCCACCTCCGCCTATAACAAGGACTTTCATGGGCTATTCCCTCCTTTAATGACGAAATGTTCGCCAGCCACTAATGAACATGGAGATTCCAAGTTCTTGGGCTTTCGCGAAAACCTCATCGTCTCGAACAGATCCGCCAGGCTGTATAATGGCCGTTATTCCAGCCTTTGCTGCAGATTCTACTCCGTCAGGGAAGGGAAAGAATGCGTCACTGGCCATTACAGCTTCTTTAGCTCTCTCTTGGGCCTGATGGGTCGCGAAGTCTACTGCAAAAACGCGACTACAGAATCCCATGCCTATTCCTACGGCTTCGCCGTCTTTTACTATAGCCACTGCGTTGCTTTTTGACAGATATGCTACTTTCCAGGCGAGAAGGAGATCATCCCAAAGGTCTTCGCGTTTCGGTCCAATCCATGTGCCTTTATCAGGATTCGGAATAGGTGGAAGCATGTCTTTTTGTACAAGGAATCCACTCCAAGTGCTGGTTACTTGCCAGGGGAACACACGGCCTCCTTGCCATTTCAAGATGCGAAGAGAAGGTTTCTCTTGTTTTAAGAAAGCGAGGGCCTCTTGAGAAATATCTGGAGTAAGAATTACTTCCGTAAAGTGTTGAGCGATAGAGCGCGCCGTATTCATATCAAGAGGGCGTGAAAATCCTACAACACCGCCAAATGCCGAAAGAGGGTCGCAGCGGAAGGCTTTTTCGTAGGCTTCTTTCGATGTTTTCCCGTAAGCCATGCCACAGGGGGTGGTGTGTTTGATAACTAAGGCTCCAGGAGCGTCCTGGAGAAGGGCGGCTCCTCTCATGGCACAATCAAGATCGAGAATGTTGTTATACGAGAGAGGCTTTCCTGCAAGCTGTTCCCATGGCAGCTCTTCCAGGCGGGGAAGATAAAGAGCCGCTTCTTGATGGGGATTTTCCCCGTAACGTAAGGTCTGTACTTCTTTTAAGGGTATGGATAGTTCTTTGCGAAATTCTGTGGTAGCTCCCAGTTCTTGGGAGAGACCATCGAAAATAGCACCATCATAGGCAGCAGTGTGAGCAAAAGCCTTCAATGCCAGATTTTGCCGGGTAGGAAGAGTTACGTCACTTTCAGCGTCCAGTTCTTCCAGCACACGAGAGTAGTCTTCCGGGTCTGTGAGTATAATAACGTGAGGATAATTTTTAGCCCCGGCTCGAATAAGAGTTACTCCGCCTATGTCTATGTTCTCTAAAAGTTCATCTATATGGGCCCTTTTTTTAGCGACTTCTTCGAAGGGATACAGGTTGCAAACGACCATGGAAATAAGGGGGATGTTGTATTGTTCAACATCTTTTATGTCTTCTTGAAGCTGGCGGCGTGCAAGAATGCCTCCGGAAATGAGGGGATGTAGAGTCTTAACTCGCCCTCCAAGAATATGGGGGAAACCAGTGAGGTCTGAAACCTCCAGAACCTCAACTCCTGCTTCCCGGAGCTTTGTGGCTGTACCAGAACTTGATACTATTTGCCATCCCCGCTCTATAAGATTTTTTGCAAAATCCACAATGCCCTTTTTATCAAAAACCGAAATGAGGGCTCTTTTAGTAGCTGTCATTAATGGCTCTCCTCCCGTCAAAAGAATATTGACCTTCTATTGCCTTTTTGAGGGTCTTCCAATAAAGATCATGTTCAGTCTCATGAATCTTCGTTGTGAGGCTGTCTAGCGTGTCCTCCTCTTTGATGACTATGGCTTTCTGGGCAAGAATAATGCCGGAATCCATGCCTCGATCTACAAGATGAATTGTTATCCCTGTTACTTTAACGCCGTATTCCCATGCATCCAAAATAGCTCTGTTCCCAGGGAAAGAGGGGAGAAGAGCAGGGTGGATATTAAGTATCTTTCCTTCCCATCTGTTTACAAACCATGGAGAGAGAATTCTCATAAAACCTGCCAGAACAATCCATTGGACATGATGAGAACGACACATTTCGTCAAGCACCCTTTCAGCTTCTTCCTTCCCCTTCTCTTTGTAAGGAAGAATTTCTGTCTTTATTCCCATGGCTTGTGCCAGGAGCAGCCCTTCCGCTTTTGATGTATCGCTGGCAATGAAGGGGATTTCACAGGAGAGGTCTCCTGACTCCTTCCGGTCTAACAGGGCTTTCATATTTGTCCCTTTGCCGGAAATTAAAATGGCAACTGATGCCGTCATGCCGAGACTACCTCTCCAAATACAATGGGAGATTCCCCTTCTTTTTTGAGAAAGGTGACAAGAGAATCTTTATCTTGAGGTGAAACAATAAAACAAAAACCGATGCCGAGGTTGAATACATGCCGCATTTCTTTCTCTTCTACGCCGGCATTGGCTATAAGGTTAAAAATAGCCGGCCTTTCCCATGCAGAAAAATCTAGGCGTAAAGTCAGTCCTGAAGGAAGAGCCCTCTGGATATTCTCTTCTAACCCACCGCCTGTAATGTGAGCCATTCCCCGTATCTCATGGTTTTCGAGTGCTTTCATGACAATACGAGGATAGAGGCGAGTTGGGCGTAGTAGGTTTTTTGCCAAAGATTCTTCGAGTTCTGGAAGGACTTCGTGGAGAGGCAGAGCTTTTGGCCCCTCTAGCAACGCTTTTCGTACAAGGGAAAAACCGTTGCTGTGAACTCCGGAGCTCGGTAGCCCCACAAGTATATCTCCTTTGGTAATATGACTTCCATTTATAACTGATCGAGAAGAGACCATGCCCACGGCAAAGCCAGCTACATCGAAGCCTGTTTTTGGATAGACGCCTGGCATTTCTGCTGTTTCTCCTCCAAGGAGTGCACAGCCGCTTTCTGTGCATGCTTCGGCCACACCCTGAACAATAGGTTCCAGTACGTGTTGATCAAGATAGCCACAGGCAATATAGTCGAGGAAAAATAGAGGGCGAGCGCCGCATGTAATGAGGTCGTTTACGTTCATGGCTACGAGGTCTTGTCCAAGTCCCTTGTAGTCGGAAGCAGCCTTGGCTACTTCAAGCTTCGTCCCCACCCCGTCACAGCATCCAGCTAAGAGGAGGTCTTCTGTAATGCGGTAGAGTCCGCTGAATCCCCCAATTCCCCCCACAACGTTAGGGTCTCGAGGTTGGGAATTGACAATGCGTCCAATTGTCTTTACCCATGCATTCCCGCTATTAATATCTACTCCAGCTTCTTTATAACTCCAAATCATCCGGCTCTTCTCCTTCCATATATTCCCCAGTAAAGCAGGCGGTACATAGTTCGCTCTTAGGAAGCCCAATGGCGGTTATAAGATCTTCTTCAGTAATATATTGCAATGAATCGGCTCCGATTTTCTTTTGCAATTCCTTTATATCCATTCGAGCCGCAGCCAGCTCGACTCGGCTTGGTGTATCGATTCCGTAGTAACAAGGGAAGCATACAGGAGGCGACGATATTCGCACGTGAATCTCTTGGGCGCCACAAGATCTGATCATCGCTATAATTCTCTGACTGGTAGTACCTCGAACAATAGAATCGTCGATAACGACTATTTTTCGGTCCTTAGTAAGTTCCGTAATGGGATTTAGTTTTATCCTGACCCCTAATTCGCGAACTCGTTGGGTAGGATCAATGAATGTTCGTCCTACATAACGATTTCTGACAATGGCTTTTTCGTAGGGGAGGCCGCTGCCTTCCGCAAAGCCCATAGAGGCTATAGTTCCGCTGTCTGGCATTCCCGTAACCATATGAGCACCTGGACACGGTGCGCGATGGGCAAGACAGTGCCCCAGAGCTTTTCGTACAGCATAAACAGATTTCCCTGCTAAAACGCTATCAGGCCTGGCAAAATAAACATACTCAAAAGAACACTGATAGTGTCGTTTTACCTGGACTGGTATTTTTATAGAGTGAAGTCCTTCTTTGTCTATAACCACTACTTCACCGGGAGAAACTTCTCGAATAACTTGAGCTCCCACCAGATCAAGGGCGCAGGTCTCTGACGAGATGTACGTAATATCCTCTCGCTGACCGAGAACGAGAGGTCGGAACCCCCAAGGGTCTCTTGCCGCTACGAGTGTGCCGTTAAGGATGATGGCGAGAGAATAAGCCCCTCTCAGTCGTCGCAACGAATCTATGAGAGCGTCGATAAAGGGTTTATGAGGTTGATGGGCCATAAGATGCAGCAAGACCTCTGTGTCAGTTTGAGAATGGAAAATAGCCCCTCTATTCTCAAGATACTGTTTTAGGGCTTCAGCATTGGTGATATTCCCATTATGGGCTACTGCCACAGATCCCTTCGAATTACTGGCAGTAAGAGGCTGGGCATTATTAATGTCCGAGCCTCCTGCAGTAGAGTAACGAACGTGGCCAATAGCGCAGTTCGTATTGATCTTTGCCAATTCGCTTTGATCGAGCGCAAGGTGTACGAGACCGTTCCCACGTTGGGAATGCATGGTATTATCACTGTTGATCCATGTAATGCCAGCCGATTCCTGCCCCCGATGTTGCAAGGCATAGAGGCCGAGATAGACGTCTTCTAGAACGGAGTGCCCATTATGAGAAAAAGCCCCAAAGACACCGCACATTTATTTCCCCTCCCACCTTTGGCGAAGAGCAGAAACAGAGATATGGAAAAGATTTTTGCATGTCAAGTCTTTCCCTCCCACAGCCCCTAGTTCCATTAGAGGGAATCCTTTCCACGTGGAAAGGAACTGGTCTACTTTTGATGAGGGCACGGCATAAATAGCTCGTGGTGATCCTTCCCCAAACAAAAACACATCGCCTCGTGTTGGGTATGAACAGGCAATGGTTGCTCCTATCCCTGATTCAATCGCCTCTTTGGCCAAGGCTATAGCCAGACCTCCACCGGCAATGGCTCGTCCACTTCGCGCAAGTCCCTCTCTAGCTGTTTGTAAAGCTCTGTCGCAAAAATCTTTTTCAGCTTCTGGTACAAATGGAAGAGGACGTCCAGATACTTTACCAGTGGTTTGAAGTACATATTGGCTCCCTGAAAGAGGAGGGTTCATTGCACCTACAAGGAAGAGTATGTCCCCTTCCTGCCATTGTCCGCTTGGAAGATATGAGGAATAAGAATCTATGACTCCTACTGTCCCTATTACTGGCGTCGGATAAATCCGCTGAGAAGAACTCTCATTGTAAAGGCTTACATTTCCAGACACTACAGGACATTCCAACTCCCGACAGCAGTCTGCCATCCCTTTTATAACTTGTTCGAGCTCCCAGTACTGTTCAGGTACTTCGGGGGACGGGAAATTGAGGCAATCTGTAAGTCCTAGAGGCAAGGCTCCTGCCACTGTCAAGGCTCGGATTGTTTTGGCCACACTCTCAGCACCCCCGCGATAGGGGTCGAGATAGCATTTCCACGGATCTGAATCCATAGCCATGGCTACAAGACGTTCCGTCCCTTTTACTCGTATTACGCTCACTGGGGCTCCTGGCCCTTGGACTGTGTTGGTTTGAACCATCTGATCATATTGTTGATAGATCCATTTTTTATCCCCTAAAGATGGAGTGCCTAAAAGATCAAGGATGGCTGTATTGAAGTTATTCGGCAGGGGAAGCTCTTCTATATGGAACTCCCATCTATTCTCCAGATTTTCAGGGCGTCGGGAAGGCCAGGATATTGAAGGGCAACGCTCTCCTATAAGAGAGGCTGGCATTTCTGCAACGATCTCTGAGCCCCACATAATCGTATATTGATCTCCCAGTACCGTTTCTCCAATATCAGTGCAGTCGAGTTCCCACTTCTTAGCAATAACTTCTACTTCTTCCTTATCCTTAGGTTCAACGATGAGGAGCATCCGTTCCTGAGACTCTGAAAGGGCTATTTCCCACGGAGTCATACCTTCTTCTCGAAGGAGAACTTTATCAAAGTGTAGAATCATTCCGACACCGCTTTTTGCAGCGATTTCGCTTGATGAAGACGTGATGCCAGCAGCTCCCATATCCTGCATGCTTACAATAAGTCCTTTGTCTCGAAGCTCAAGACAAGCTTCGATCAGCAGCTTCTCGGCGAAAGGGTCACCTATTTGGATGGATGGACGACTAGATTTCGTATCGTCAGATAGTTCTGCAGAGGCGAAAGCTGCGCCCGCTATACCATCTCGTCCCGTTTTAGAGCCGAGGATGAGAACCCGAAGACCAGGTTTGGCTGTTTGAGAGCTTACGAGGCTGTCTAGGCGTACAAGTCCGAGGTTAAATGCATTGACGAGGGGGTTGTCAGTGTAACAGGAATCATAAAGGGTCTTCCCGCCTACAGTTGGAACTCCTACTGCATTTCCATACCCCCCGATCCCTTCCACAATTCCATTGGCTAAAGTCCGCGTTCTGGGATTGTCGGGAGCACCAAAGAAGAGCCCGTCCATAGAAGCTACCGGTCTTGCTCCAAGAGCCAGAATATCGCGAATAATTCCGCCGACGCCAGTAGCTGCTCCTTGGTAGGGAGCAACGGCAGATGGGTGATTATGACTTTCTGCTTTAAATGCAACGCCCCATCCCTCGCCAATATTTACGACCCCGGCATTCTCGCCAGGTCCTAGTACTACAAACTCTCCTTTTATAGGGAAATTGCGAAGCAGATGTTTTGTAGATTTATAGCTGCAATGTTCTGACCACATGACCCCCATAATTCTCAATTCTGTTTCATTGGGCTCACGGCCAAGAACCTTCTTGAGTTCTTCGTATTCTTCTCGTCTAAGACCAGCTGCGCGATAATCCATATCAGACACCTTCCTTTGCAATCCAGGCTTCGATAGATTGCCATGTAAGAATTCCATCTGTACCACCAAGTATTTCTTCGCTGGCCCGTTCCGGGTGGGGCATTAAACCAAGAACATTTCCTTTTAAGTTTGTAATACCCGCAATGTCATGAAGAGAGCCGTTCGGATTGTATTCTTCCCCGCATTTCCCCTCAGGAGAAACGTAACGAAAAACAACTTGATTATTTTTTTCAAGCTCTTCTAACTCTTTGCTGGGAAGATAATAAAGGCCTTCATGATGAGCTATGGGAAATTGGACCACCTGTGCTTGCTTATAAAGGTTGGTAAAGGGGAGATCTGTACGTTCTACTTTGAGATAACATGGTTTGCAAATAAATCTCAAGTTTTTATTTGCGAGTAAGGTCCCGGGGAGAAGCCCCGCTTCTGTCAGAATTTGGAACCCGTTACAAATTCCGAGTACGAGCCCTCCATCTTCTGCAAATTCTTTTATTGACCCCATAATAGGGGAACGAGCTGCCATAGCACCAGTTCGTAAATAGTCTCCGTAAGAAAAACCACCAGGTAATACAACGAGATCCGTTTTTTCCGGAAGATTTTTTTCTCTATGCCACACTTTTTGAACATGGGCTTTAATCACGTGCTCCAAGGCATAAATGACGTCATGATCACAGTTGCTTCCAGGGAAAATAACCACACTTGCTTTCACGACTATTCCTCCACTGTAATTGAAAAATCTTCAATGAGTGAGTTGACTAAAAGATCGTCGCACATGGATTCTGCTTGCTTTCGGGCCTCTTCTACACTCTGAGCATTGATGGAAAGTTGAATATAACGTCCTATGCGAACATCCCTCAGATTTTTATACCCCATAGAAGCCAGGGAGCCAGCTACGGCTTTACCCTGACTGTCCAACACTCCATCTTTTAGATAAATTAGAATTTTTACATGAAATATCATTAGTGCCCCTCCTTTTCAGAAATTCGTCGCCATATTTCCTGATATGCCCCAAGAACATCGCCAAGATCTTTGCGGAATCTATCTTTGTCTAGTTTCTGCATGGTTGTTTTGTCCCAGAATCGGCAGGTATCTGGAGACATTTCATCAGCGAGGAACAAAATGCCATTGGAATCCACTCCAAACTCAAGCTTAAAATCTACAAGAATAATGCCTATGGCATCAAAATAAGCGCTCATGAGAGCGTTTACTTTGATGCTGGTCTCTTTCATGAATGTAATTTGTTCCTTAGAGGCCCATCCAAAAAGTTCAGCATGATCTTCTGTGATGAGGGGGTCGCCAAGCTGATCGCTTTTATAATAAAACTCCACTAGAGGACGGGGGAGCTTTACATTTTCAGGTACACCGAGTCTTTTACAGAGTGTTCCAGTTGTTATATTTCGGACGACAACTTCCACGGGAAGGATTCGTACTTTTTTTACGAGCTGATGCACATCGTCTATTTTTTTTATAAAATGGTTGGGAATGCCATTTTTATTCATATATTCAAAGAGAGCGGCACTGATGGAATTATTGAGAGACCCTTTCCCTTCAATAGAGCCCCTTTTTTGAGCGTTAAAAGCTGTGAGATCATTCTTATACTCGATTATAAGCGTGTCAGAATCGGATGTGGTAAACATTTTTTTTGCTTTACCTTCATATAATAGCTCTCTTTTTTCCATAGAAAGCACCTCCGGCAAAATTGTTATGCTTACATTATCGTGATAGTTTGTTTAAATGTCAATATAAAATTTCCCCCGGAATGAAGAAGGGAATGATACTATGTTAAAAGAGATGGAGGAATATATGCTATCCACTGCGCTCATTTTTGAGGGTAGGGCTGGCGTTCGTATGGGGATAGCAAAGTTTTGCCTCTATGTATGTGCCACCTTATTGACAAGGAGTATTGTTCGCCTTGGTTCGGGTTTTCAACCCGCAGTAGTTGTATTTTCGTCAAAACGATATGAATATGTGTGTTTCGCCTTTTCAGGTATAATTTCTCAGTATGAAGCTGTAGTTATAGCTGACGTACTTCTTAGGTTGGGTCCATTGGGTGGATTGGTTACTGGATAAATCTATATTGATGAGGGATGTTTTTTCGAGGTGTGACATGCCTGAGATCAATTATCCTGAGCTGTAAGTGATCTTTTTTCAATAGATGGCCCGTTGGATTGAGTTTTTTTATAGAGAATCTTGAGTCTTCGAAAAAGAAGAAGCGGAGGGAATTTTCCTAATATGGATCTTTCAAAAATTCGAAACTTTTGTATTATCGCCCACATCGATCATGGTAAGTCTACATTGGCCGATAGGCTCCTTGAATATACGGGAACAGTCGAAGGGCGTAAAATGCGGTCGCAGCTTCTCGACTCCCTTGATCTGGAGCGAGAACGCGGCATTACTATAAAACTGGTCCCGGTACGTATGAACTATCGCGCGTTAGATGGCCAGGAGTATGTTTTAAATCTCATTGATACTCCCGGACATGTAGACTTTACATATGAAGTTTCTCGTTCAATTGCTTCCTGTGAGGGAGCTCTTTTGGTTGTAGATGCCTCTCAAGGTGTGGAAGCACAGACGGTGGCTAATGCCTACATGGCTGTAGATCATAATCTCGAGATCATTCCTGTAATAAACAAGATAGATCTTCCATCGGCTCATCCAGAAACAGTGAAAGGCGAAATAGAAGAGGTAGTGGGCATTGATGCTGAAGATGCTATCCTGGCCAGTGCGAAAGAAGGAATTGGCATTCAGGATATTCTTGAACGGATAGTAGCATTAGTTCCAGCTCCCACTGGGGATGTAGATGGGGTTCTTCAAGCCCTGATTTTCGACTCTGTTTACGATAACTATCGTGGGGTCATTTGTTACGTTCGAGTGATGAACGGTACGCTGGAAGCCGGGCAGATGGTGAAGTTTATGGCTACGGGGTCTATGTATCAAATAGAGGAAGTTGGGGTATTCAAACCACTTCTTGAGCCTGTAGAGAGTCTTTCTGCTGGAGAGGTAGGTTACGTAGTTGCTAATATAAAAACAGTAGCAGAAGCCCATGTAGGAGATACAATTACAGATGGGAATAATCCATGTGCAATGGCTCTCCCAGGGTATAAAAAAGTTAAACCTGTTGTTTTTTGCGGTTTCTATCCGGTAGAGCGAGACGATTATCCTCAGCTTCGAGATGCGCTGGAAAAATTAACCCTCAACGATTCTTCAATTACCTTCGATCCAGAAACCTCTGTCGCATTGGGGTTCGGGTTTCGGTGCGGATTCCTGGGCCTTTTGCATATGGATGTAGCCAAGGAACGGCTGCGCAGAGAATTTGGAGTGGAACTCGTCGCTACAGCTCCCAACGTTGTCTATGAGATTACGCCCCAAAAAGGAGAGCCAATAGAAGCCCATCGTCCCTCGGATTTCCCGGATGTTTCTGAGATAGAAGAGGTGAGAGAGCCTATCATTCGCTTAACGAGCTTTCTTCCTTCAGAATATGTTGGGAAAGTTATGCAGCTCTGCCAAGATAAGCGAGGTACCTTTATCTCTATGGACTATCTCTCTCCAGAGCGGGTACGGTTAGTGTACGATCTGCCTCTGGCTGAATTTATTCTTGATTTTCATGACAAGCTCAAATCTCAGACTCGTGGGTTCGCCTCGCTGGATTATGAATATCGTGGTTTTAAAGCAGCTGACTTGGTGAGGGTAGATGTGTTGATCAACAACGAAGCGGCAGATGCCTTCTCTTTTATATGTCATAAGGATGCAGCCTATCATCGAGGGCAGGCAGTGGTTCGAAAGCTTAAGGAGCTCATTCCACGTCAACTTTTTGAGATCCCCATCCAGGCGTCCATAGGCAGGAGAGTCATTGTTCGTCAAAACGTAAAAGCCCTTCGTAAAGACGTGTTGGCCAAGTGCTACGGAGGAGATATTTCCCGAAAGAGGAAATTACTTGAGAAGCAGAAGGAAGGAAAAAAGAAGATGAAGCAGATAGGAAGAGTATCCATTCCTCAAGAGGCATTTCTAGCCTTCCTTAAAGTGGATGAGGAGGATGAACAATAACATCTTTATCTGTGTATGTGCACGTGCCTTTCTGTGTACGGAAGTGCCCTTATTGCGC
This window encodes:
- the purH gene encoding bifunctional phosphoribosylaminoimidazolecarboxamide formyltransferase/IMP cyclohydrolase — protein: MTATKRALISVFDKKGIVDFAKNLIERGWQIVSSSGTATKLREAGVEVLEVSDLTGFPHILGGRVKTLHPLISGGILARRQLQEDIKDVEQYNIPLISMVVCNLYPFEEVAKKRAHIDELLENIDIGGVTLIRAGAKNYPHVIILTDPEDYSRVLEELDAESDVTLPTRQNLALKAFAHTAAYDGAIFDGLSQELGATTEFRKELSIPLKEVQTLRYGENPHQEAALYLPRLEELPWEQLAGKPLSYNNILDLDCAMRGAALLQDAPGALVIKHTTPCGMAYGKTSKEAYEKAFRCDPLSAFGGVVGFSRPLDMNTARSIAQHFTEVILTPDISQEALAFLKQEKPSLRILKWQGGRVFPWQVTSTWSGFLVQKDMLPPIPNPDKGTWIGPKREDLWDDLLLAWKVAYLSKSNAVAIVKDGEAVGIGMGFCSRVFAVDFATHQAQERAKEAVMASDAFFPFPDGVESAAKAGITAIIQPGGSVRDDEVFAKAQELGISMFISGWRTFRH
- the purN gene encoding phosphoribosylglycinamide formyltransferase; the protein is MTASVAILISGKGTNMKALLDRKESGDLSCEIPFIASDTSKAEGLLLAQAMGIKTEILPYKEKGKEEAERVLDEMCRSHHVQWIVLAGFMRILSPWFVNRWEGKILNIHPALLPSFPGNRAILDAWEYGVKVTGITIHLVDRGMDSGIILAQKAIVIKEEDTLDSLTTKIHETEHDLYWKTLKKAIEGQYSFDGRRAINDSY
- the purM gene encoding phosphoribosylformylglycinamidine cyclo-ligase is translated as MIWSYKEAGVDINSGNAWVKTIGRIVNSQPRDPNVVGGIGGFSGLYRITEDLLLAGCCDGVGTKLEVAKAASDYKGLGQDLVAMNVNDLITCGARPLFFLDYIACGYLDQHVLEPIVQGVAEACTESGCALLGGETAEMPGVYPKTGFDVAGFAVGMVSSRSVINGSHITKGDILVGLPSSGVHSNGFSLVRKALLEGPKALPLHEVLPELEESLAKNLLRPTRLYPRIVMKALENHEIRGMAHITGGGLEENIQRALPSGLTLRLDFSAWERPAIFNLIANAGVEEKEMRHVFNLGIGFCFIVSPQDKDSLVTFLKKEGESPIVFGEVVSA
- the purF gene encoding amidophosphoribosyltransferase, with translation MCGVFGAFSHNGHSVLEDVYLGLYALQHRGQESAGITWINSDNTMHSQRGNGLVHLALDQSELAKINTNCAIGHVRYSTAGGSDINNAQPLTASNSKGSVAVAHNGNITNAEALKQYLENRGAIFHSQTDTEVLLHLMAHQPHKPFIDALIDSLRRLRGAYSLAIILNGTLVAARDPWGFRPLVLGQREDITYISSETCALDLVGAQVIREVSPGEVVVIDKEGLHSIKIPVQVKRHYQCSFEYVYFARPDSVLAGKSVYAVRKALGHCLAHRAPCPGAHMVTGMPDSGTIASMGFAEGSGLPYEKAIVRNRYVGRTFIDPTQRVRELGVRIKLNPITELTKDRKIVVIDDSIVRGTTSQRIIAMIRSCGAQEIHVRISSPPVCFPCYYGIDTPSRVELAAARMDIKELQKKIGADSLQYITEEDLITAIGLPKSELCTACFTGEYMEGEEPDDLEL
- the purL gene encoding phosphoribosylformylglycinamidine synthase subunit PurL, which gives rise to MDYRAAGLRREEYEELKKVLGREPNETELRIMGVMWSEHCSYKSTKHLLRNFPIKGEFVVLGPGENAGVVNIGEGWGVAFKAESHNHPSAVAPYQGAATGVGGIIRDILALGARPVASMDGLFFGAPDNPRTRTLANGIVEGIGGYGNAVGVPTVGGKTLYDSCYTDNPLVNAFNLGLVRLDSLVSSQTAKPGLRVLILGSKTGRDGIAGAAFASAELSDDTKSSRPSIQIGDPFAEKLLIEACLELRDKGLIVSMQDMGAAGITSSSSEIAAKSGVGMILHFDKVLLREEGMTPWEIALSESQERMLLIVEPKDKEEVEVIAKKWELDCTDIGETVLGDQYTIMWGSEIVAEMPASLIGERCPSISWPSRRPENLENRWEFHIEELPLPNNFNTAILDLLGTPSLGDKKWIYQQYDQMVQTNTVQGPGAPVSVIRVKGTERLVAMAMDSDPWKCYLDPYRGGAESVAKTIRALTVAGALPLGLTDCLNFPSPEVPEQYWELEQVIKGMADCCRELECPVVSGNVSLYNESSSQRIYPTPVIGTVGVIDSYSSYLPSGQWQEGDILFLVGAMNPPLSGSQYVLQTTGKVSGRPLPFVPEAEKDFCDRALQTAREGLARSGRAIAGGGLAIALAKEAIESGIGATIACSYPTRGDVFLFGEGSPRAIYAVPSSKVDQFLSTWKGFPLMELGAVGGKDLTCKNLFHISVSALRQRWEGK
- the purQ gene encoding phosphoribosylformylglycinamidine synthase subunit PurQ, which translates into the protein MKASVVIFPGSNCDHDVIYALEHVIKAHVQKVWHREKNLPEKTDLVVLPGGFSYGDYLRTGAMAARSPIMGSIKEFAEDGGLVLGICNGFQILTEAGLLPGTLLANKNLRFICKPCYLKVERTDLPFTNLYKQAQVVQFPIAHHEGLYYLPSKELEELEKNNQVVFRYVSPEGKCGEEYNPNGSLHDIAGITNLKGNVLGLMPHPERASEEILGGTDGILTWQSIEAWIAKEGV
- the purS gene encoding phosphoribosylformylglycinamidine synthase subunit PurS, with the translated sequence MIFHVKILIYLKDGVLDSQGKAVAGSLASMGYKNLRDVRIGRYIQLSINAQSVEEARKQAESMCDDLLVNSLIEDFSITVEE
- the purC gene encoding phosphoribosylaminoimidazolesuccinocarboxamide synthase; protein product: MEKRELLYEGKAKKMFTTSDSDTLIIEYKNDLTAFNAQKRGSIEGKGSLNNSISAALFEYMNKNGIPNHFIKKIDDVHQLVKKVRILPVEVVVRNITTGTLCKRLGVPENVKLPRPLVEFYYKSDQLGDPLITEDHAELFGWASKEQITFMKETSIKVNALMSAYFDAIGIILVDFKLEFGVDSNGILFLADEMSPDTCRFWDKTTMQKLDKDRFRKDLGDVLGAYQEIWRRISEKEGH
- the lepA gene encoding translation elongation factor 4; this encodes MDLSKIRNFCIIAHIDHGKSTLADRLLEYTGTVEGRKMRSQLLDSLDLERERGITIKLVPVRMNYRALDGQEYVLNLIDTPGHVDFTYEVSRSIASCEGALLVVDASQGVEAQTVANAYMAVDHNLEIIPVINKIDLPSAHPETVKGEIEEVVGIDAEDAILASAKEGIGIQDILERIVALVPAPTGDVDGVLQALIFDSVYDNYRGVICYVRVMNGTLEAGQMVKFMATGSMYQIEEVGVFKPLLEPVESLSAGEVGYVVANIKTVAEAHVGDTITDGNNPCAMALPGYKKVKPVVFCGFYPVERDDYPQLRDALEKLTLNDSSITFDPETSVALGFGFRCGFLGLLHMDVAKERLRREFGVELVATAPNVVYEITPQKGEPIEAHRPSDFPDVSEIEEVREPIIRLTSFLPSEYVGKVMQLCQDKRGTFISMDYLSPERVRLVYDLPLAEFILDFHDKLKSQTRGFASLDYEYRGFKAADLVRVDVLINNEAADAFSFICHKDAAYHRGQAVVRKLKELIPRQLFEIPIQASIGRRVIVRQNVKALRKDVLAKCYGGDISRKRKLLEKQKEGKKKMKQIGRVSIPQEAFLAFLKVDEEDEQ